From one Pseudomonas fluorescens genomic stretch:
- a CDS encoding asparaginase, with amino-acid sequence MTLPQLAIGTLGGTLSMLAPAAGEGITPGLDSAQMLADVPQLASLARISAKTLQMLPSASLSFVQLVDVLYWAKAQVEEGAHAVVLTQGTDTLEEVAYFLELLWPFDAPLILTGAMRAASEPGADGPANLLAAVQVALDVQSRGRGVLVVINDQIHAAAHVRKTASLAMAAFSSPHFGCEGLLIEGRACYLKPARARQPLPEPWRLDQRVALLEADFAADTLLLEQVAGLGYEGLVIAGFGAGHVSAAWAKCVGYLTTRMPVIVASRTGCGPTAHQTYGFDGGEMDLQRKGALMAGFLCPRKCRVLLWVLIGCGMDDELEHWLAEYRQPR; translated from the coding sequence ATGACCCTGCCCCAACTTGCCATAGGCACTCTGGGTGGCACTCTGAGCATGCTTGCGCCAGCAGCAGGTGAAGGTATCACTCCGGGCCTGGACAGCGCACAGATGCTCGCCGACGTGCCTCAGCTTGCAAGCCTTGCGCGCATTTCGGCGAAAACCCTGCAGATGTTGCCCAGTGCATCGTTGTCGTTCGTTCAACTGGTTGATGTTCTGTACTGGGCCAAAGCCCAGGTGGAGGAGGGCGCACACGCCGTGGTGCTGACTCAGGGTACCGATACCCTGGAGGAAGTGGCGTACTTTCTCGAACTGCTCTGGCCCTTCGATGCGCCATTGATCCTGACCGGCGCCATGCGTGCCGCCAGCGAGCCCGGCGCCGATGGCCCGGCCAATCTGCTGGCGGCGGTGCAGGTGGCGCTGGATGTACAGAGTCGTGGCCGCGGCGTGCTGGTAGTGATCAACGATCAGATCCACGCCGCTGCCCATGTGCGCAAAACCGCGAGCCTGGCCATGGCTGCATTCAGTTCACCGCATTTTGGCTGCGAAGGCCTGCTGATAGAGGGGCGCGCCTGTTATCTGAAGCCCGCCAGGGCCCGCCAACCATTACCTGAGCCTTGGCGCCTGGACCAACGTGTGGCGTTGCTGGAGGCTGATTTCGCCGCCGATACCCTGCTGCTCGAGCAAGTCGCCGGGTTGGGTTATGAGGGCCTGGTGATCGCCGGTTTTGGCGCCGGGCACGTGTCGGCAGCATGGGCCAAATGCGTGGGATACCTCACCACCAGAATGCCAGTGATCGTCGCCTCGCGAACCGGCTGCGGCCCGACGGCGCATCAGACCTATGGCTTCGATGGCGGGGAAATGGATCTGCAACGCAAGGGCGCGCTGATGGCGGGATTCTTGTGCCCACGCAAATGCCGGGTATTGCTGTGGGTGCTGATTGGCTGCGGGA
- a CDS encoding nitrilase family protein: MSANAAPISPARVAVIQFDPQVGLEHCDNNLCHGLELAEQAVREGANLIILPELANTGYSFNTRAEAWAHAEALADGPSLKTWAAFAREHHVYLVAGFAERDGLKLYDSAVLFGPEGLLGHYRKAHLWNQEKLWFSPGNLGFPVFETPIGRIGLLICWDIWFPEVPRLLAMQGADIICSLNNWVWTPAPLFDASGRCMASYLTMTAAHVNNVHIAAANRIGSERGGRFLGCSLIAGTNGWPLGEIAGPENQCILYADLDLSSARSTPIWNSLNDLPRDRRTDLYGSMLGYDLHPALPR, encoded by the coding sequence ATGTCTGCAAATGCTGCCCCGATCAGTCCCGCCCGTGTCGCAGTCATCCAGTTCGACCCGCAGGTCGGCCTTGAACATTGCGACAACAACCTTTGCCATGGGTTAGAGCTCGCCGAACAAGCGGTTCGTGAGGGCGCCAATCTGATAATCCTGCCTGAGCTGGCCAACACCGGCTACAGCTTCAATACCCGCGCCGAAGCCTGGGCTCATGCCGAAGCACTGGCGGACGGTCCTAGCCTGAAAACCTGGGCGGCGTTTGCCCGTGAACACCATGTCTATCTGGTTGCAGGGTTTGCCGAGCGCGATGGCTTGAAACTGTATGACAGTGCTGTGCTGTTCGGTCCGGAAGGTTTGCTCGGGCACTACCGTAAAGCCCATCTGTGGAACCAGGAGAAGCTCTGGTTCAGCCCCGGTAACCTCGGCTTCCCTGTGTTCGAGACGCCCATCGGCCGAATCGGCCTGTTGATCTGCTGGGACATCTGGTTTCCGGAAGTGCCGCGGCTGTTGGCGATGCAGGGGGCCGATATCATCTGCAGCCTGAACAACTGGGTATGGACGCCAGCGCCGTTGTTCGATGCCAGTGGCCGCTGCATGGCCTCTTACCTGACCATGACCGCCGCCCATGTCAACAATGTGCATATCGCGGCCGCCAACCGTATCGGCAGTGAGCGTGGTGGGCGGTTTCTAGGCTGTTCGTTGATTGCCGGCACAAACGGCTGGCCCCTCGGTGAGATCGCCGGGCCGGAAAACCAGTGCATCCTCTACGCCGATCTCGACCTCAGCAGTGCTCGCAGTACACCGATCTGGAACAGCCTCAACGATCTGCCCCGCGACCGACGCACTGACCTCTACGGCTCGATGCTCGGTTATGACCTGCACCCAGCCTTGCCGCGCTAA